A region of Chitinophaga horti DNA encodes the following proteins:
- a CDS encoding IS110 family transposase — MRKAQPPFFAFLKSEQYRITGSVPDYVLNEQRPQGGHLKLTYYEMKNLKYTIGADVSKKEIVCCLSTINEEQEVQVKATHKFPNSTSGFKSLLAWADKHIKETLPVNYVMEATGVYHEQFAWFLHHNDKTVSILLPNKAKSWLKAAGLKSKNDTIDAKGLAKIGAERKLEVWTPPSKNLLVLRDCTRRHQALNELHTITNNQLHAIQHSQFQSPLVVKQLKGTLALIKKQLKEMEKAMTDLISSDPILDQHHKNITRIKGLSTLSFAVIVAETNGFALFKKVGALISYAGYDVIENQSGAHIGKTKISKKGNSRIRRVLHMPALCAVREDQPQFRNLYIRVYERTRIKMKGYVAVQKKLLSMVYFLWKKHCAYDPIFMVADCYTQDSQRVQIT, encoded by the coding sequence ATGAGAAAGGCTCAACCTCCTTTTTTTGCTTTCTTAAAGTCTGAACAGTACCGAATAACAGGTTCCGTACCTGATTATGTATTGAATGAGCAAAGACCGCAGGGAGGGCATCTGAAACTAACTTATTATGAAATGAAAAACCTAAAGTACACCATTGGTGCGGACGTGTCAAAAAAAGAGATCGTCTGCTGTTTATCTACCATCAACGAAGAGCAGGAGGTGCAGGTAAAGGCAACCCACAAGTTCCCCAACTCTACATCGGGCTTTAAAAGCCTGCTTGCCTGGGCCGACAAACACATCAAGGAAACACTCCCTGTAAATTATGTGATGGAAGCTACCGGTGTTTATCATGAACAGTTTGCCTGGTTCTTGCATCACAATGATAAAACAGTAAGTATTCTGCTGCCCAACAAGGCTAAGAGTTGGTTGAAGGCAGCAGGGTTAAAATCGAAAAACGACACCATTGATGCCAAAGGACTCGCGAAGATAGGCGCGGAACGAAAACTGGAAGTGTGGACGCCGCCCTCCAAAAACCTGTTGGTTTTACGGGACTGTACCAGGAGGCACCAGGCATTAAACGAATTGCATACGATCACCAACAACCAGCTTCATGCCATACAACACAGCCAGTTTCAAAGCCCGCTTGTAGTCAAACAACTCAAAGGAACCCTAGCGCTGATTAAAAAGCAGCTCAAAGAAATGGAGAAGGCAATGACAGATCTTATATCATCAGATCCCATCCTGGATCAGCACCACAAAAACATCACCCGTATCAAAGGACTGAGCACACTTTCTTTTGCCGTGATTGTAGCAGAAACCAATGGTTTTGCATTGTTCAAAAAGGTAGGTGCCTTGATCAGCTATGCCGGATATGATGTGATAGAGAACCAATCAGGCGCACATATCGGAAAAACGAAGATTTCTAAAAAGGGTAATTCCAGGATTCGTAGAGTGCTGCACATGCCTGCTCTTTGTGCTGTCCGTGAAGATCAGCCGCAATTCCGAAACCTATACATCAGGGTTTATGAACGTACCCGGATTAAAATGAAAGGATACGTGGCTGTACAGAAGAAACTATTAAGCATGGTATACTTTCTTTGGAAGAAGCATTGTGCGTACGATCCGATATTTATGGTTGCAGATTGCTACACGCAGGACAGTCAACGCGTTCAAATAACTTAA